The following are encoded together in the Coffea arabica cultivar ET-39 chromosome 1c, Coffea Arabica ET-39 HiFi, whole genome shotgun sequence genome:
- the LOC113736246 gene encoding uncharacterized protein: protein MAKTINRLESQVQGKLPSQLELNPKNVSTMTLRNGKEIQGPEPVIPKDKDEEKIENELEREDSNGANPKVLPNPIITVKTNPPPFPNRLEKSKKQDKEKEILEVFRKVEINIPLLDAIKQVPKYAKFLRDLCVNRRRLRGNERVIVGENVSTVLQRKLPSKCKDPSMFTIPCRIGNTVIRRAMLDLGASINVMLKSIYASLKLGSLKEIGIIIQLADRTNAYPDGLVENVLVKVIDLVFPTDFYVLDIDDDHSPDPSPLLLGRPFMSTAQTKIDVNRGTLSMKFDGEIVHFNIFDTMKYPSNSNFNSIFSVSAVDPAVREVFETVCRDELEVALTKHLELETIPEIEWSEDLKCTIGALHSLPTSTKRYEISPIFILESHQRVLPSVVQAPVLELEPLLEHLKYAYLDDNETFQILSQLHSRKLKRRS from the coding sequence ATGGCCAAAACAATCAACCGCTTGGAGTCCCAAGTGCAAGGTAAATTGCCGTCTCAACTTGAATTGAACCCGAAGAATGTAAGCACGATGACCCTAAGGAACGGAAAGGAAATTCAGGGGCCTGAGCCTGTGATCCCTAAGGACAAGGATGAAGAAAAAatcgaaaatgagcttgagaGGGAGGACAGCAATGGTGCAAATCCAAAGGTACTTCCAAACCCAATAATTACAGTTAAAACTAACCCGCCTCCTTTCCCTAACAGGTTGGAAAAATCGAAGAAGCAGGATAAGGAGAAGGAGATCCTGGAAGTGTTCCGCAAAGTAGAGATTAATATACCCCTCTTAGACGCAATCAAACAAGTACCGAAATATGCCAAGTTTCTAAGGGACTTGTGTGTCAACCGAAGGCGATTGAGGGGAAATGAAAGGGTCATTGTTGGGGAAAATGTGTCTACAGTCCTGCAAAGAAAGCTTCCATCAAAGTGCAAGGACCCAAGTATGTTTACTATTCCCTGTAGGATAGGCAACACTGTGATTAGACGGGCCATGTTGGATCTGGGAGCATCAATTAATGTCATGCTTAAATCTATCTATGCTTCTCTAAAACTAGGTTCATTAAAAGAAATTGGGATAATCATTCAATTAGCTGACCGAACTAATGCATATCCTGATGGATTGGTTGAAAATGTGTTGGTAAAAGTTATTGATTTGGTGTTTCCAACTGATTTTTATGTACTTGATATAGATGATGATCACTCACCCGATCCCTCACCTTTGTTATTAGGTAGACCCTTTATGAGTACAGCAcaaacaaaaattgatgttaataggGGTACGTTGTCCATGAAGTTTGATGGGGAGATTGTGCATTTTAATATCTTTGATACTATGAAATATCCCTCAAACTCTAACTTTAATTCTATTTTTTCTGTGAGTGCTGTTGACCCTGCGGTACGGGAAGTGTTTGAAACTGTTTGCAGGGATGAATTGGAAGTTGCTTTAACCAAGCATCTCGAGTTGGAAACAATTCCTGAGATAGAGTGGAGTGAAGATCTGAAATGCACAATAGGGGCATTACACTCATTGCCAACCTCCACAAAAAGGTACGAAATTTCACCTATATTCATTCTCGAATCTCATCAAAGGGTATTACCATCGGTGGTGCAGGCACCCGTATTGGAGTTGGAACCCCTACTGGAGCATTTGAAATATGCGTATCTGGACGACAATGAAACATTTCAAATATTATCTCAACTGCACTCTCGAAAACTCAAGAGAAGAAGTTGA